One Micromonospora sp. FIMYZ51 genomic window carries:
- a CDS encoding alpha/beta fold hydrolase produces MNGSLRRLAARPDATIRLFCFPYAGGGVAAFRGWAAEFPPDVEPWAIRLPGREDDLLSPPFHRMTDILNALVPAFVPLLDRPFGFFGHSLGALVAWELARSLEQAEVGAPTHLFVSASTPPQVREVPEPPVHTLSDEDLVERIRSWRATSEAVLRDPELMALLLPGMRADFTVLETHEFRGSPLPSCPVTAFGGTEDDGVDRAVLARWAELTTGEFDLRMFPGDHFYLHPERQPLVAEIVARLTGATASTPR; encoded by the coding sequence ATGAACGGGTCGCTCCGCCGGCTCGCCGCCCGACCGGACGCGACGATCCGGCTGTTCTGCTTCCCCTACGCCGGGGGCGGGGTGGCTGCGTTCCGTGGCTGGGCTGCCGAGTTTCCACCGGATGTGGAGCCGTGGGCCATCCGACTGCCGGGCCGCGAGGACGACCTCCTGAGCCCCCCGTTCCACCGGATGACCGACATCCTCAACGCGCTCGTGCCGGCCTTCGTGCCGCTGCTGGACCGGCCGTTCGGGTTCTTCGGCCACAGCCTGGGCGCGTTGGTGGCGTGGGAACTGGCCCGGTCGCTGGAACAGGCGGAGGTCGGCGCGCCGACCCACCTGTTCGTCTCGGCGAGCACCCCCCCGCAGGTACGCGAAGTGCCGGAACCTCCGGTCCACACGCTGTCGGACGAGGACCTGGTCGAGCGGATCCGGTCCTGGCGTGCCACCTCCGAGGCGGTGCTGCGCGACCCCGAGCTGATGGCCCTGCTGTTGCCGGGAATGCGGGCCGACTTCACGGTGCTCGAAACGCACGAGTTCCGTGGTTCGCCGCTGCCGAGCTGCCCGGTCACCGCCTTCGGCGGTACCGAGGACGACGGGGTCGACCGGGCCGTGCTGGCGCGCTGGGCCGAGCTGACCACCGGCGAGTTCGACCTGCGGATGTTTCCCGGAGACCACTTCTATCTCCACCCCGAGCGCCAACCCCTGGTCGCGGAGATCGTCGCCCGGCTGACCGGCGCGACCGCCAGCACGCCGCGCTGA
- a CDS encoding MbtH family NRPS accessory protein, with protein MVPIQGGVPHVEETDEQRYAVVLNDEEQYSIWPEGRELPPGWREDGTRGSKEECLSHIKEVWTDMRPLSLRRAMADAGGR; from the coding sequence ATGGTGCCTATTCAGGGAGGAGTTCCGCACGTGGAGGAGACCGATGAACAGCGGTACGCGGTCGTGCTGAACGACGAGGAGCAGTACTCGATCTGGCCGGAGGGGCGGGAACTGCCGCCGGGCTGGCGGGAAGACGGCACCCGAGGTTCGAAAGAGGAGTGTCTGTCACACATCAAGGAGGTGTGGACCGACATGCGCCCGCTGAGCCTGCGCCGCGCCATGGCGGACGCGGGCGGGCGATGA